The Sorghum bicolor cultivar BTx623 chromosome 6, Sorghum_bicolor_NCBIv3, whole genome shotgun sequence genome contains the following window.
CGTTGTTTGTTCGCGCGTTTTTGCCGTCGCGTGAAGGGAGCCGCCGCCGCTCGTAGACGTTCCTGTCCGTCGCCTTCATCATTCTCGTGAGGTGAGAGGAGCATCGGCTTTGGTTGGTGTCCGTTAGCACAGCCATGGACCTCATCCGAAGCTGCCGGTACCTGGACGTCATTTGCGAACTGGTGCCCTTTTCGCAGTCGCAGGTTTGTGGCCATCGCTGCTGGCGCGTTAGTTGTCGTCGAGGACTTGGTGCTCATGCTGCCGCCGGCGACTCCATCAAGTAGACTGCGCGACTCTTCTGGCCGCTCGCAGCAGAGACTCCCACGACGCGACAACTCCACAAGAAGGACAGCGTGAAGTCCAATTGGCGCGAGGACTCCAACCGAGTATGGAAACGACGCCAAAGAAATCTGGACGCGTACGGATTTGGCGCACGCAAACCGGGCGCGAGTGAATGCCAAAAGCCAACTCGCAAATATGCCAACTCGCAAATATGCCAAGGGGAGCCTCTCAAATGCCAAGTTTACTAAAATGGCAAACCCgtttgcaaaaccgttggaggaGTGATTTTTACTTTTTTACCAAATAACACAAATGTCAAACTAGAATGGCAAACCGTCGGAGGAGATGGCAATTCCACGCATCGGATCAACAGTGTGCGCAGTTTCTATGGTGCCTGTCCATTATCGATCTAGGGCTTCGTAGTGCTAATGTGCTATACATACCTCCGTGGCCTTCTCGACGGCCTTCGGGCGGATGAATTCCAAATCCGCCATATGCCTAGATCGCCGCCTGACCCAATCGACGGGTTCTGGTTCTGCTTCTGCGAGGTCCCCGACGAGAGTGACTCGAGATGGTTCGTCTGCCTAGGGTCGCGGGGAGGGCAGGGGCAGCCTGCTGTTTTTATATAAGAAAATAGAAATAGAAAAACGAATTCATAGTAATAGTATGTTTTCTTTTCTCCTGTGGTGTTTGTGTCGGATTGGTTTTTTTGTGTGCGCCCTCGAATCAGATTCTCACCGAAAGGGATTTCTGTTTGGGCGTTTGGCGAGGCAAATATAACTTCTCTTGCCTTCGTTCATTTAGAAATTTTTTTAGAGAGAAAAAAGGATTTCTGTTTATTAAAtagatttctagagttgtcttaagtcaaattttttaaattttaaacaattttttttaggaaaaaaacattaagatttatagtatcaaattagtgtCATTAGATTTACAATAAAATACATTTTCATAAGATGTTCATTTTATTTTATAGATGTGTTTTTGTATAAAGTGAGGAATTGATTTATTTGGGATAGAGGGAGGGACTACACAAgttagagcatcttcaagagactTTGTATATTATTCCTAAATGCTAAGAATAACAATTTTGGTGAAAAACTATCCTCCAACAGCTTCTCTAAATGGTCATCCAAATATAGCCATTGTCTATTCCGGGtttttcgctagccaaatatacaagacgagaatgactctctagagtgcgcatgagatttagcaaaactgttgaaaaataaaaaaatatagaaagcaATTTTTATACAAATGGCTTtccaaatgatgatttagagagtgagaTTTAGAAAGACTTTTAGAGATGCTCTTAACCCTTTCCAAATGGCCCCTAAACCATGACATGGATTGGTGGTTCCATTGTTGACAAAGAGGAACCTTTGTTAATTATTGTAATCGGAGACATGTTATTACTTTCTTGGTTAACCACTCACTTATAAACAATATACAATACAAACGGAACCTACATATGTCAGACCACCGTATAGGTCCTCTTTCGCTAATTGTACAAAGTTAATTCATGGATAATTCTATTATAATTTCTCTTGCACTTCCGGATAAAATTTATTCCATTGGTTCCAAATTATAGCCTCTATTGACTTTGTACTCTATCAAACTTTTCTAACTTCAACCAAATTTTCTTGAAAATATATTAACatttaaaattttaaataaatGTTCTATCAAAACGTCTTTGATGGTAGCTTGATGTTCTGGATGTTGGTGTATTTTTctttaaaataaaattaaagAAGTTTGACTTATATCAAAGCTAAAGTAAACcactataatttagaatggaaggAATACGTACCAACTAATCTTACAGATGATCAAGGAATACGTACCCTACCAACTAATCTCATAGATAATCAATggagaaacataaacacaatcgGTGATAGATTATTTCCTTCATTTATGGATAAAACGTTGTGAACACCAAAGTGTAAATCCTGACTCGACTAGCACCCTTGTTGCATGGCACATGAAGTTTTTAGGGGCTAGGATGGGAATTCTGCTACCATTTAGTATACATACAGAGTTGTCTCCATATTCATCTGGACTACTCAATATTAAAACGGAGGATATAACGAACATTTTTTGAAAAAACTACTCATGCTACATTACAAACACTAGTCTGCTCTACATGATTGTGCACGAAAAAAATGAAACGGTATTATGCCAAAGTTTTGACCATATAAGGCCCTTCTAGTTCATAACCCAACTTGCGGTAGTAGTGGCGAGTACCAACCCCCGAAATGACAGCCAATTTCTTTGAACGGTGCTCCTTTTGAGCAATCCTTTCTGCTTCTTCCATTAATAGAGTTCCGTACCCCTGTGGATGTACACGGACACAAAACAACGTTAAAAGCTGTATAAGAACCTTCTTGGCAATACAAAGAATGAACAAGGAGAAAAATAATATTGATACATTAATAAAGAAGACTAAATGCAGTCATGTGTCTTCCGTCACTGACACTAATTTGCCGCTTCAGTTTCACTAGATTGAACACATTTACATTTTGACTAAAGGATTTTTCACGTCATTTAAGTTGGGCCTAAGACCTAAGcctgaaaaaaaatgaaaacatCTGTTGTAAGATGCACCACAATTGTTCCATTACAGAACAAATGGCTTAGAGCATCACAATTAGCAAGATTTTCAGTGTTGCCCCCTCGCTCACTTAGCCCAGTATGTTGGAGCATGTTCAGGCCTTAGTGGTGTTTCATCTCTGCTGTGACCCAAATGGCTGGATTTACTAGCCACTGAGCTTTAATCTATTACATGTATTGCACTCTCAATTTTACTAGCAGTTTTAAAAACTTGACACTATTAATAATGGTAATTACAAGTGCCAAGCATGCCAGGAAGTCTAAATATAAAGTTCAAACATGGTAGTGCCAACTGCTGAGGACCAAAACCTTGGGTGGTGATCATACATTCATACACTGTCTACATGTAAATAAGTGAATCACCTGGTGCTGTAGCTTGTCTACGTCACGGCCATGCACAGGGACTGCAGTTCCATAGACATGAAGCTCACGAACAATTGAACACCTCCCTACAAGTTCAGGGCATGTAACATTACGGCCACATTTACGCAAGCGCAACAGGCCGATCAGGATATCCTGTAAAATTCGTGAAAAGTAAATTGTGAGTATATTGCTAAGCTCAAGAAGCTACGAAATTATGGTTAACTAGACCCAATGCTAATCTTCATTGAACTAAACGAATATCAAGAGAACCAACTGAAAGACAGAAATACAGAATAAAAAGATTTCAAACTATGGAGAACGGGAGTAAACTATAATCACATCCAAAATACACCTATAGAGGAAGGCACCATATTCCAGAATCCGCATCCCTATGATCAAATTGGCTGGTCAGCTAGAAGTACCTGCCGTGTATCCTCATAAGAAAGGAACGTCTCCCAACCCTCATTTGCAGCATAGTCACGTCTAACAAGCTCTACTTCATCTGGCCTGATCTTGTGATGGATATCCTACATACAGATGCACAGCTAGAATAATAAAAGGACATCCATTTTTGGCCATGGAAGTGGTTTTACTGTATTTCGTATTTACCTGAATCCCTGCCTCACGTGTTCTGACATCTCGGCATTTTAAGCCCAGATCTTCCATTCGAGCCAAAGCAAGCTCACGAAGGTTACCTTTCTCAACACCAGAAGTGACAAGAGGCATAGGAATATCTCTCTGGACCCGATACACTCGTGTCCATGGTGGGACCATAGATAGAATTCTTGCCACGATATCCACCAGCAGCTCAGGTGGATAATTTCTATATCTGCAGCACAGCAAAAGTTACCGGGTTAACCCTGGATTTATGAGCCCTTGTCATAAGTACAGAAGTTCTTATCATAAAATTTAGAAATAACCACAAGAACAttgatactccctccatcccaaattataaggcattcCAAGAATCCTAGAGAGTCACTttgagtttgaccaaatttatacgaTAAGATAATAGCATTTATGATATTAACTATAtatcattaggttctttattaattatattttcatagtatacctatttgatgtcacaaatctttataatttttcctataattttggtcaaacttaagatgttttgactctccaagatttttggaatgccttataatttgagatggagggagtaagatTTAGCAAGACACTGAGTAATACTAGATTAGAGAAGTACCTGCCAGTTTTCCAGAGCTCATAAAGACCAGTTCCACGAATAACAAGCGTTGGATAAATCTTGAGACCATCAGCCCGGAATGCTGGACTTTCAAAAAATTCTCTGAAACTTTCCAAGTCTCGTTCAACTCCAACATTAGGTAAATCTGGCATCATGTGGGCAACCACCTGTCAAAAGGGTGAATCAAAACAATTATAAAACAATCATAAACAAACAATGAAAGCAATCCGATAAAGCTATGTGACTAAAAAACAATAACCTTAAACCCAGCATCTTTTGCCAAACAGAAGCAGTCAGCAACAGCAGCCACTGTGTGTCCTCTGTTTGTGTCACGGGCAACATCCTCGTATGTACTCTGGACACCAATTTCCAAGCGGGTACAACCATAAGATAGCATCTGGCGCAGATGAGGCCCCAAGCAATAATCAGGTCTCCTAGAATTCCAAGAGAAAAAAACATTTCATCGAGATTAAATTCCTAGGGAAGTGGGAAAGAGTTCCTTTTGAATGGAAGTAAAAAGAAGCACCAACCAATTATGCAATGATACTTACGTCTCAATCGTCATACCAATACATTTGACAGCACTATGTTCTGAATAACAAATAGCCTCCTCAACATTTGCCGAAGTGTGACCCGATAAAGCATCATGAAGATTTCTGATGAAATAATCACGATAATCAGCTGGTAAGGACATGAAAGTCCCACCCATCAAGATGAACTCGACCTGCAATATATATTGAAATCATCTTCAACTGCTGGTCAAAATGTAGTACAGCATGCCGTGaatataagaatcaataaaATTGAGCCGAGTGCTGTCTTGGACTCCATACAAACCTTATCCACACTATGCCCTAGCCTCTTGAGCTGATCTATCCTGCTCCTGGCTTGCACATATGGATTATACCTAAAATATAAATGTAGATCAGGAAAATTATCTACCAAAAGTGTATCAATAAGTTAGTTTAAATAATCACAGTGCACGAACATCTGAATCTTTAAACATAATCCACAAGATTATCCAAAGATCCCTAATTGCCATTGGTGTACCATCATTATTAACAAGCAACAAATAGAGAACTTCATTTTTATCTTTTTTCGGGGGCATCCCTACTGCGCATTTCATCATTAAGAAAATATGAAGACAAAATCTGTATCTGTGTAGCTGAAAGGTAGGGAAAAAAGGCATGCAATAGGCAgccaagagagagagaaaaagagcACAAAAGCTAGTTACATAATGGGTTTAACAAGCAACAGGCAGCCAAATAGAGAACTTGATTCACAGTTCTTAAAAGTTAGGTCGTCATTTGTACTCTTTTATTTCAGTATTTTCAGTAAAATGTCTGGTATCTAATTTAGCCAGTTCATAATGGGTTTTATGAACTAAGACATTATTTGAAGCAGGCTTTACAGGCTGTCTAGTGATAGCATGTATAATTACAGATTCTTCTGCAACGCTACCACAACTGTAAGTAAGTTACACAAACATAAAGTCACTGCATTCCTAGGTACAGAAACGCTTAAAAACAGTTAAAGGGAGCATGGACACCAATGTACTCCAGTGAAATCACCTTGCCCGAATGGCACGCATGCTGGTGGGCTCGTATCCAGTGTAGGATTGCGTGCTGTACTCGAAGTCGGAGTCGGGACCGCCCGGGCAGTAGACGCAGATGTTCCCGGTGGTGGCGATGTGGGGGCAACGGTGCGGCTTCGACATGACGGCGACGACGGCGATACCCGACGCCGTGCGCACGGGCTTGGCGCGCAGCCGCGGCAGCAGCGCGGCGCGGTCGGCCTCGGGCACGGCGGCGatcatctccaccagcttgggCGCCCGCGCCAGACCGTATCTCCGGCACGCGGCGGACTTGAGCGCGTTGAGGTCCACATCCTCCCCGCGCCGCGAGAGCTCCCCCATCGCCGAGACGATCTCGGCGATGGCCCGCACCCTAGCCTCCTCCTCCGAGATCCCCGCAGGGAGGGCCACGCCCCCGCGCCCCGGCGCCGGCTTCCGGCGCCGCGGCTGCTCTGGTGccgccacggcggcggcggcggcggttgccATGGGGAGAGAAGGGTTTCCTCGAGGGGTTTTGGGCTCGGGTCGGGAACGAGTTGGGTTGCTCGGTCGGGTTGGTGTTGGGCTCGGTCGGGTCGGTGTTCCTCTCGGCCCTCGGATGCGGTTCAAAAGCTCTATGCTCTGTACAGCCGTCAGATCATGAATGAACGGCGAGGATTAAAAACGTTGCTTAGCAAAGT
Protein-coding sequences here:
- the LOC8073682 gene encoding elongator complex protein 3, translated to MATAAAAAVAAPEQPRRRKPAPGRGGVALPAGISEEEARVRAIAEIVSAMGELSRRGEDVDLNALKSAACRRYGLARAPKLVEMIAAVPEADRAALLPRLRAKPVRTASGIAVVAVMSKPHRCPHIATTGNICVYCPGGPDSDFEYSTQSYTGYEPTSMRAIRARYNPYVQARSRIDQLKRLGHSVDKVEFILMGGTFMSLPADYRDYFIRNLHDALSGHTSANVEEAICYSEHSAVKCIGMTIETRPDYCLGPHLRQMLSYGCTRLEIGVQSTYEDVARDTNRGHTVAAVADCFCLAKDAGFKVVAHMMPDLPNVGVERDLESFREFFESPAFRADGLKIYPTLVIRGTGLYELWKTGRYRNYPPELLVDIVARILSMVPPWTRVYRVQRDIPMPLVTSGVEKGNLRELALARMEDLGLKCRDVRTREAGIQDIHHKIRPDEVELVRRDYAANEGWETFLSYEDTRQDILIGLLRLRKCGRNVTCPELVGRCSIVRELHVYGTAVPVHGRDVDKLQHQGYGTLLMEEAERIAQKEHRSKKLAVISGVGTRHYYRKLGYELEGPYMVKTLA